The Gaiella occulta genome has a window encoding:
- the acpP gene encoding acyl carrier protein, with protein MSRDEVSERVKAVLSEQLGVDEGELSDEASFQEDLDADSLDLVELIMELEDQFGIKISDEDAQKITTVGQAVDYVVAHQ; from the coding sequence GAGCGCGTCAAGGCGGTTCTCAGCGAGCAGCTGGGGGTCGACGAGGGCGAGCTCTCCGACGAGGCCTCCTTCCAGGAGGACCTCGATGCCGATTCCCTCGATCTCGTCGAGCTGATCATGGAGCTCGAAGATCAGTTCGGCATCAAGATCTCGGATGAGGACGCGCAGAAGATCACGACCGTCGGCCAGGCCGTCGACTACGTCGTCGCGCACCAGTAG
- the rnc gene encoding ribonuclease III gives MRTRRRSRPSARPSTTSSRTSSTDARSGEGRELARLIDALPPERREHVFTHTSWAPDRASSYERLEFLGDSVLELAIARALYDRFPDASEGRLAKIRAHVVSRHSCAGVARELDLARYLLDQAQDVPEPELKRISLSRNVLAALLEAAIAAVYLEHGFERVEAAIVDAFADRIEFARTGHVDNKTELQEALARSGTQVQYAVLDVEGPPHDRRFVCAAVIDGEQLGVGRGTTKKAAEQEAAQQALEALGFGDGAVEA, from the coding sequence ATGAGGACGCGCAGAAGATCACGACCGTCGGCCAGGCCGTCGACTACGTCGTCGCGCACCAGTAGCACCGACGCCCGCTCGGGGGAGGGGCGCGAGCTCGCGCGCCTGATCGACGCCCTTCCCCCGGAGCGGCGCGAGCACGTCTTCACCCACACGTCCTGGGCGCCCGACCGGGCGTCGTCGTACGAGCGGCTCGAGTTCCTCGGCGACTCGGTGCTCGAGCTGGCGATCGCGCGCGCCCTCTACGACCGCTTCCCGGACGCCTCCGAGGGACGCCTGGCGAAGATCCGCGCGCACGTCGTCTCGCGACACAGCTGCGCGGGCGTGGCGCGCGAGCTCGACCTCGCCCGCTACCTGCTCGACCAGGCGCAGGACGTGCCGGAGCCCGAGCTCAAACGGATCTCGCTCAGCCGCAACGTGCTGGCCGCTCTGCTCGAGGCGGCGATCGCCGCCGTCTACCTCGAGCACGGCTTCGAGCGCGTCGAGGCGGCGATCGTGGACGCCTTCGCCGACCGCATCGAGTTCGCGCGCACCGGGCACGTCGACAACAAGACGGAGCTGCAGGAGGCGCTCGCCCGCAGCGGCACGCAGGTGCAGTACGCCGTGCTCGACGTCGAGGGGCCGCCGCACGACCGGCGCTTCGTCTGCGCGGCCGTCATCGACGGCGAGCAGCTCGGCGTCGGCCGCGGGACGACGAAGAAGGCCGCGGAGCAGGAGGCCGCGCAGCAGGCGCTCGAGGCGCTCGGGTTCGGGGACGGCGCCGTCGAGGCGTGA